The following proteins are co-located in the Pseudomonadota bacterium genome:
- a CDS encoding efflux RND transporter permease subunit, with translation MTAGQRVSSFAISRPVAVLMVFVAAVVFGYFSYERLPRSLMPELSYPTMTVRTRYPGAAPEEVEKDLSRPLEEALGVIGGLQRISSISRAGVSDVVLEFAWDVEMSEAVQDALEKIDLLRLPEDAERPLILRFDPSLDPVMELSLSSARSDATGEPELRRLRRIGELQVRRALEPVKGVAAVRVRG, from the coding sequence GGGCAGCGCGTGAGCAGCTTTGCGATTTCGCGGCCCGTGGCCGTTCTCATGGTCTTCGTGGCTGCCGTGGTCTTCGGCTACTTCTCGTACGAGCGCTTGCCCCGCAGCCTCATGCCGGAGCTGAGCTACCCCACGATGACCGTCCGCACACGCTATCCTGGTGCGGCGCCCGAAGAGGTGGAAAAGGACTTGAGCCGCCCCCTGGAGGAGGCGCTCGGGGTGATCGGCGGACTGCAGCGGATCAGCAGCATCAGTCGGGCGGGTGTCTCGGACGTGGTTCTCGAGTTTGCGTGGGACGTCGAGATGTCGGAGGCGGTTCAGGACGCCCTCGAGAAGATCGACCTGCTACGGCTTCCCGAGGACGCAGAGCGGCCCCTCATCCTGCGCTTCGACCCCAGCCTCGACCCGGTAATGGAGCTCAGCCTATCGAGCGCGCGCAGTGACGCGACCGGGGAGCCGGAGCTGCGGCGTCTCAGGCGCATCGGTGAGCTGCAGGTCAGGCGAGCGCTCGAGCCGGTCAAGGGGGTTGCCGCGGTGCGCGTGCGAGG